Proteins from one Gaiella occulta genomic window:
- a CDS encoding thiamine pyrophosphate-dependent dehydrogenase E1 component subunit alpha — translation MSIRSLTVDAPDGTTALARRDAVRGDRVVRLGRMLEARHVETQIRRFHDEGMAWGSTHTAEWQEASAVGLAAALQHDDLVCFPHRVHTLSVAFGITPEAVLAECLGKASGIVGGIGGSVHVTDTSVGILHTFTILGAQVPVAAGVGLALQVQGSASIAVSIFGDGSVNMGAFHEGLNLASIWRLPVLFVCENNQYSEHTRYDRVTAGGDIAARGASYAIPSAAVDGQDVDEVVAAVADARTRVAAGEGPFLLEIKTWRRYGHSRSDQAGYRDDEEVARWLERDPIELFAQRLRSEGLLDEQAEEHLRADAERRVAEAAEHALAATEPDASVMFRNVHVDREEGAA, via the coding sequence ATGAGCATCAGGTCGCTGACCGTCGACGCACCCGACGGGACGACGGCGCTCGCGCGCCGGGACGCCGTTCGGGGCGACCGGGTCGTCCGCCTCGGCCGCATGCTCGAGGCACGCCACGTCGAGACCCAGATCCGCCGCTTCCACGATGAGGGGATGGCCTGGGGATCGACGCACACCGCCGAATGGCAGGAGGCATCCGCCGTCGGCCTCGCCGCGGCGCTGCAGCACGACGATCTCGTCTGCTTCCCCCACCGCGTGCACACGCTCTCGGTCGCTTTCGGGATCACACCGGAGGCCGTCCTCGCCGAGTGTCTCGGCAAGGCGAGCGGCATCGTCGGCGGCATCGGCGGCTCCGTCCACGTCACCGACACCAGCGTGGGCATCCTGCACACGTTCACGATCCTCGGCGCCCAGGTGCCGGTCGCCGCAGGCGTCGGCCTCGCGCTCCAGGTGCAGGGTTCTGCGTCGATCGCCGTCTCCATCTTCGGTGACGGCTCCGTGAACATGGGCGCGTTCCACGAGGGCCTCAACCTGGCCTCGATCTGGCGGCTGCCGGTGCTCTTCGTCTGCGAGAACAACCAGTACTCCGAGCACACGCGCTACGACCGGGTCACGGCCGGCGGAGACATCGCCGCGCGCGGGGCCTCGTACGCCATTCCGTCGGCCGCGGTTGACGGGCAGGATGTCGATGAGGTCGTCGCCGCCGTCGCCGACGCGCGGACGCGGGTTGCGGCCGGCGAAGGGCCGTTCCTGCTCGAGATCAAGACGTGGCGCCGCTACGGCCACTCCCGCTCGGATCAGGCAGGCTACCGAGACGACGAGGAGGTCGCGCGCTGGCTCGAACGCGACCCCATCGAGCTGTTCGCACAGCGCCTGCGCTCTGAGGGTCTCCTCGACGAGCAGGCCGAGGAGCATCTTCGCGCCGACGCCGAGCGGCGGGTCGCCGAGGCCGCCGAGCATGCCCTTGCCGCCACCGAGCCCGATGCGTCCGTGATGTTCCGC
- a CDS encoding PEP/pyruvate-binding domain-containing protein — protein sequence MTPIAWLDHLDATDEVDVGGKLAKLGDLRRAGVETPPGFAVRAQAFAEFARESGVGTAIESFLAGVDDPDDLDAIERAAQAIRSAIEAAAMPAPLAHAITEAYEALSDRCRDLNVPTAVRSSALAEDRADASYAGQYDTFLGVTGAESVLTAVMRCWASLFNGRALAYRLRAGDDPRDSAIAVGVLELVPARCSGVAFSMHPVTGKRDRIVIEGSWGWGEAVVKGLVVPDHLEVDKAGGRTLRYDVARKDVVSLFDYAQGMVVEAPMPERLRERPILDDEQLGAVVDAVLSVERHFGFPVDVEWVISRHRRPGEPVTVVQARPETVNLGVPPTPTWDTAVMLRHAFGGEPR from the coding sequence GTGACTCCGATCGCCTGGCTGGACCACCTCGACGCCACCGACGAGGTCGACGTCGGCGGCAAGCTCGCGAAGCTCGGCGACCTTCGCCGGGCTGGCGTCGAAACGCCGCCGGGGTTCGCGGTTCGCGCGCAGGCGTTCGCCGAGTTCGCGCGGGAGAGCGGCGTCGGCACAGCGATCGAGAGCTTCCTCGCAGGTGTCGACGACCCCGACGACCTGGATGCGATCGAGAGGGCTGCGCAGGCGATCCGCTCGGCGATCGAGGCTGCCGCGATGCCCGCGCCGCTCGCGCACGCGATCACGGAGGCGTACGAGGCTCTCTCCGACCGGTGCCGCGACCTCAACGTTCCCACCGCCGTGCGGAGCTCGGCCCTCGCCGAGGACAGAGCGGACGCGAGCTACGCGGGACAGTACGACACGTTCCTCGGCGTCACCGGCGCCGAGTCCGTGCTCACCGCCGTGATGCGCTGCTGGGCCAGCCTGTTCAACGGGCGGGCGCTCGCCTACCGGCTTCGCGCGGGGGACGACCCACGCGACAGCGCGATCGCCGTCGGCGTGCTGGAGCTCGTCCCAGCCCGCTGCTCGGGCGTCGCATTCTCCATGCACCCGGTCACCGGCAAGCGCGACCGGATCGTGATCGAAGGCTCCTGGGGGTGGGGGGAGGCGGTCGTCAAGGGTCTCGTCGTTCCGGACCACTTGGAGGTGGACAAGGCGGGCGGCCGCACACTGCGCTACGACGTGGCTCGAAAGGACGTCGTCTCGCTCTTCGACTACGCGCAGGGCATGGTCGTCGAGGCGCCGATGCCGGAGCGTCTCCGTGAGCGGCCGATCCTCGACGACGAGCAACTCGGCGCTGTCGTGGATGCCGTGCTCTCGGTGGAGCGGCACTTCGGCTTCCCCGTCGACGTGGAGTGGGTGATCAGCCGGCACCGGCGTCCGGGCGAGCCCGTGACCGTTGTGCAGGCGCGGCCGGAGACGGTCAACCTGGGCGTGCCGCCCACGCCGACGTGGGACACGGCCGTGATGCTCCGGCACGCGTTCGGAGGCGAGCCGCGATGA
- a CDS encoding HAD-IIA family hydrolase, with protein sequence MKPDAAAPPPLGSLERYGAVLLDLDGTVYLDRDALPGARDFVLASRAAGLRVGFVTNMAFEDTAWCVEGLRRCGIPATPGDVVTAADSLALALSAGGIGAVAYVGGVGLRTALDAKGIDALEVDRVDVDSWARAPADGRALAIGMTPGITSNQIDRLARLAGAGFPLYVSSVDRGMPTKSGIVPGAAAVLAELRDRVDVEARVCGKTSPEFASLVHQLLDGTNPPLVVGDSLEADVVFAAQEGFDSLLVLTGVSTAESLGAASVGPTYCEPDLASAYRNAFGGDAATGRHESIERNAP encoded by the coding sequence ATGAAGCCGGACGCCGCGGCTCCGCCACCGCTCGGGTCGCTCGAGCGCTACGGCGCGGTCTTGCTCGATCTGGACGGCACCGTCTATCTGGACCGGGACGCGCTTCCCGGGGCGCGCGACTTCGTTCTCGCAAGTCGTGCGGCCGGGCTGCGTGTCGGCTTCGTCACCAACATGGCGTTCGAGGACACCGCATGGTGCGTCGAAGGGCTTCGGCGCTGCGGGATTCCCGCGACACCCGGCGACGTCGTCACTGCGGCCGACTCGCTCGCCCTCGCGCTCTCTGCCGGTGGCATCGGAGCCGTTGCCTACGTTGGCGGCGTGGGACTCCGCACCGCGCTCGATGCGAAGGGAATCGATGCGCTCGAGGTCGACCGCGTCGATGTCGACAGTTGGGCTCGGGCACCGGCCGACGGCCGCGCGCTCGCCATCGGCATGACGCCGGGGATCACCAGCAACCAGATCGATCGACTCGCACGCCTCGCCGGCGCTGGATTCCCGCTGTACGTCTCGAGCGTTGATCGAGGCATGCCGACGAAGAGCGGTATCGTTCCCGGCGCGGCCGCGGTCCTGGCCGAGTTGCGCGACCGTGTCGATGTCGAGGCCCGGGTCTGCGGCAAGACGTCCCCGGAGTTCGCATCGCTCGTTCACCAGCTCCTGGACGGAACGAATCCGCCGCTCGTGGTGGGAGACAGCCTCGAGGCGGACGTCGTCTTCGCCGCCCAGGAGGGGTTCGACTCGCTCCTCGTGCTCACCGGCGTCTCGACCGCGGAGTCCCTCGGTGCCGCGAGCGTCGGCCCCACCTACTGCGAGCCGGACCTCGCATCCGCATACCGGAACGCCTTCGGCGGCGATGCGGCCACCGGGCGGCACGAATCGATCGAAAGGAACGCACCATGA
- a CDS encoding aldehyde dehydrogenase family protein, whose protein sequence is MSGTMLVDGCWRSSGRRAEIRDPANVDEIVGEVDLATESDVADAYAAAAGAAQAWRRAPATERAAVLHRAATILVERADDVARGLVREEGKILSDAAGEVQRSAETLRYFAGEALQPIGDVLPGVKPGALTLARRLPVGPVLAVTPFNFPLLIPTWKIAAALAFGNTIVWKPSQLTPLTAVRLAEVLADSGLPGGVLNLVTGTAREIGDALLDHPALHALTFTGSTPVGRGLERRLAGRGVRVQLEMGGKNVAIVLDDAPVAEAARAIVVGAMAATGQRCVSISRAVSSHRLAGELREAVVAEVARIRLGHGLEAETTMGPLVSADAAAAVLAAVESARVEGASVVTGGARPDDTELSHGHFVAPTVLDNVDPASAVAQEEVFGPVLSLIGVDDDERAIEVANSTRYGLNAAVFTCDLERALAMVDGIEAGMVHVNAVTGIQPYIPFGGHKDSSFGPAEQGKAAAEFFTELQVVNIHPRCA, encoded by the coding sequence ATGAGCGGCACCATGCTCGTCGACGGGTGCTGGCGTTCCAGCGGCCGGCGCGCCGAGATTCGCGATCCGGCGAACGTCGACGAGATCGTCGGCGAGGTAGACCTCGCCACCGAGTCCGACGTGGCGGACGCCTACGCGGCGGCCGCCGGAGCGGCGCAGGCATGGCGACGTGCCCCGGCGACCGAGCGCGCCGCCGTCCTCCACCGCGCCGCCACGATCCTCGTGGAGCGGGCGGACGACGTGGCACGGGGGCTGGTACGTGAGGAGGGGAAGATCCTCTCCGACGCGGCCGGGGAAGTGCAGCGCTCGGCGGAGACGCTCCGATACTTCGCAGGCGAGGCCCTCCAGCCGATCGGCGACGTGCTTCCAGGCGTCAAGCCCGGTGCGCTCACCCTGGCCAGGCGGCTCCCCGTCGGCCCTGTGCTCGCCGTGACACCGTTCAACTTCCCCCTCCTCATCCCCACCTGGAAGATCGCCGCCGCCCTCGCGTTCGGCAATACGATCGTTTGGAAGCCATCGCAGCTGACGCCGCTGACGGCGGTTCGCCTGGCCGAAGTGCTTGCCGACTCGGGCCTTCCCGGTGGCGTGCTCAATCTCGTCACCGGTACCGCCCGCGAGATCGGCGACGCTCTCCTCGACCACCCGGCGCTCCACGCCCTCACCTTCACCGGCTCGACGCCCGTTGGGCGCGGGCTCGAACGGCGGCTAGCCGGACGCGGCGTTCGCGTCCAGCTCGAGATGGGCGGCAAGAACGTCGCGATCGTCCTCGACGACGCTCCCGTTGCCGAGGCGGCTCGTGCGATCGTCGTGGGCGCGATGGCCGCCACCGGGCAGCGCTGCGTGTCGATCAGCCGCGCGGTCAGCTCGCATCGCCTCGCCGGTGAGCTACGCGAGGCGGTCGTCGCAGAGGTCGCCCGTATCCGGCTCGGCCACGGTCTCGAGGCGGAGACGACGATGGGGCCGCTCGTCAGCGCCGACGCCGCCGCGGCGGTGCTCGCTGCCGTCGAGTCGGCGCGCGTCGAGGGTGCATCGGTCGTCACGGGCGGCGCGCGACCCGACGACACAGAGCTCTCGCACGGACACTTCGTGGCGCCAACCGTCCTCGACAACGTTGACCCGGCGTCTGCGGTCGCCCAGGAGGAGGTCTTCGGACCCGTGCTCTCCCTGATCGGCGTGGACGACGACGAGCGCGCGATCGAGGTCGCGAACTCCACCCGCTACGGGCTCAACGCAGCCGTGTTCACATGTGACCTCGAGCGTGCGCTCGCGATGGTCGACGGCATCGAGGCCGGGATGGTGCACGTCAACGCCGTCACCGGGATCCAGCCGTACATCCCCTTCGGTGGGCACAAGGACTCGAGCTTCGGCCCGGCGGAGCAGGGCAAGGCGGCGGCCGAGTTCTTCACCGAGCTACAGGTCGTCAACATCCACCCGAGGTGCGCATGA
- a CDS encoding alpha-ketoacid dehydrogenase subunit beta — translation MSIGNTEAPASPLREATKLRMNQAIGAAMADEMREDDTVVVFGEDVAQSGGVFKTSVGLLDEFGPSRVRDTPISEMAIAGAAVGAAAAGLRPVIEIMFAEFYGVALDQIVTQAAKLHYLSNGALTIPLVSRGSCGAGRGFGATHSQTLETWFLATPGLKLAVCSGAQSAYGLLRSAIRDDNPVVFLEPKALYGEREEVVTGDEGIIPLGVAATKRAGDDVTLVTLGQMVGVSLRAAAALESRVSVEVIDLQTLLPWDHAAVLASVARTRRLVVVEENPFTGGWGTEIVAHVASQLHGQLDAPPHRVTTPDVPVPFNRTLEFTYLPSAEYVAEQVAHLVEHGILPAPWWEVYA, via the coding sequence ATGAGCATCGGCAACACCGAGGCGCCCGCGTCGCCCCTCCGCGAGGCGACGAAGCTGCGCATGAACCAGGCGATCGGCGCCGCGATGGCGGACGAGATGCGCGAAGACGACACCGTGGTCGTGTTCGGCGAGGACGTGGCCCAGAGTGGCGGCGTCTTCAAGACGAGCGTCGGTCTTCTCGACGAATTCGGCCCGTCGCGCGTACGCGACACGCCGATCTCGGAAATGGCGATCGCGGGCGCGGCCGTCGGCGCCGCCGCCGCGGGCCTCCGACCCGTGATCGAGATCATGTTCGCCGAGTTCTACGGCGTCGCGCTCGACCAGATCGTGACGCAGGCGGCGAAGCTCCACTATCTCTCGAACGGGGCGCTCACGATCCCGCTCGTCAGCCGCGGCTCCTGCGGCGCCGGGCGCGGCTTCGGTGCGACCCACTCGCAGACGCTCGAGACGTGGTTCCTCGCCACACCCGGTCTCAAGCTCGCCGTCTGCTCGGGCGCACAGTCCGCCTACGGTCTGCTGCGCTCCGCGATCCGCGACGACAACCCCGTCGTGTTCCTCGAGCCCAAGGCCCTCTACGGCGAGCGCGAGGAGGTGGTGACCGGCGACGAGGGCATCATCCCGCTCGGGGTCGCGGCGACGAAGCGAGCCGGCGACGACGTCACGCTCGTCACCCTGGGGCAGATGGTCGGCGTCTCGCTGCGAGCGGCGGCGGCGCTCGAGAGCAGGGTCTCGGTCGAGGTGATCGACCTGCAGACGCTGCTGCCGTGGGATCACGCCGCCGTGCTCGCGTCGGTCGCCCGCACGAGGCGCCTCGTCGTCGTCGAGGAGAACCCATTCACCGGCGGCTGGGGCACCGAGATCGTCGCGCACGTTGCCTCGCAGCTGCACGGACAGCTCGACGCCCCCCCACACCGCGTGACCACCCCGGACGTGCCGGTCCCGTTCAACCGCACGCTCGAGTTCACGTACCTCCCGTCGGCCGAGTACGTCGCCGAGCAGGTGGCACATCTCGTCGAGCACGGCATCCTGCCCGCGCCGTGGTGGGAGGTGTACGCATGA